Proteins found in one Amycolatopsis umgeniensis genomic segment:
- a CDS encoding MMPL family transporter, with product MASFLYRLGRFSFRRRALVAAVWAVVLVALGAGALTLSGQLSNSVTIPGTESQKAIDQLADRFPEAAAGGATARVVISAPAGQDITKEPGQAAIAGIVTGLENAPKVAGVINPLQVQAISPDKHVALAQVSYRVPGFELTDADREGLMAAADPLRKAGYTVEFGGDAVQAMPATNATEGLGVAVAAVVLIITFGSLLAAGIPLLTALIGVGIGMAGITTASGFLELNTNTPVLALMIGLAVGIDYALFIVSRYRHELSLGRDPEEAAGRATGTAGSAVVFAGLTVIIALAGLTVVGIPFLGEMGVAAAITVAIAVVIALTLLPAILGFAGGKLAGGKIRLRRKEGATTHGERWASFVARHRIPVLIAAIAGLAVVAVPAASMQLGLPNDSTAAPDTTQRKAYDTVSRSFGEGANGPLVIVVDLAGSADRQAALQQASTRISGLGERPIVTPAKVNRDGDLALLTVIPKSGPSSTATEDLVSDIRGLNAGLGTATGASLAVTGQTAANIDVSEKLADAMLPYLALIVGLAFLLLMLVFRSIVVPLKATLGFLGSVVATFGAVVAVFQWGWLTDLLGVKTTGPIMSMLPILLIGVLFGLAMDYQVFLVTRMREEYVHGADPQQAMVTGFRHGSRVVVAAALIMISVFAGFVLAESSLIQSIGFALAFGVLVDAFVIRMTIVPALMSLLGRGAWWLPKWLDRVLPDVDVEGEKLTKQLDAPDERELVDAAK from the coding sequence GTGGCCAGCTTCCTGTACCGCCTGGGCCGGTTCTCGTTCCGGCGCCGGGCACTGGTGGCGGCGGTGTGGGCCGTTGTCCTGGTGGCCCTCGGCGCGGGAGCGCTGACCCTGTCCGGCCAGCTTTCGAACTCGGTGACCATCCCCGGCACCGAGTCGCAGAAGGCGATCGACCAGCTCGCGGACCGGTTCCCGGAGGCCGCCGCCGGTGGCGCCACCGCCCGCGTCGTGATCTCCGCGCCCGCCGGCCAGGACATCACCAAGGAACCCGGTCAGGCCGCGATCGCCGGCATCGTCACCGGACTCGAGAACGCGCCGAAGGTCGCCGGTGTGATCAACCCGCTGCAGGTGCAGGCGATCTCGCCGGACAAGCACGTCGCGCTGGCGCAGGTCAGCTACCGAGTCCCGGGTTTCGAGCTCACCGACGCCGACCGCGAGGGCCTGATGGCCGCGGCGGACCCCCTCCGGAAGGCCGGGTACACGGTGGAATTCGGCGGTGACGCCGTCCAGGCGATGCCCGCCACGAACGCCACCGAAGGCCTCGGTGTCGCCGTCGCCGCCGTCGTCCTGATCATCACCTTCGGCTCGCTGCTCGCGGCCGGGATCCCGCTGCTGACCGCGCTCATCGGTGTCGGCATCGGCATGGCGGGGATCACCACGGCGTCCGGTTTCCTCGAGCTGAACACGAACACGCCGGTGCTCGCGCTGATGATCGGCCTCGCCGTCGGCATCGACTACGCGCTCTTCATCGTTTCCCGTTATCGGCACGAACTGAGCCTCGGCCGCGATCCGGAAGAGGCCGCCGGACGCGCCACGGGTACGGCCGGATCCGCCGTGGTGTTCGCCGGGCTGACCGTGATCATCGCGCTGGCGGGACTGACCGTCGTCGGCATCCCGTTCCTCGGTGAGATGGGTGTCGCCGCGGCGATCACCGTCGCCATCGCGGTCGTCATCGCGCTGACCCTGCTCCCCGCCATCCTCGGCTTCGCGGGCGGCAAACTGGCGGGCGGCAAGATCCGCTTGCGCCGCAAGGAAGGCGCGACGACGCACGGCGAGCGCTGGGCGAGTTTCGTGGCCCGCCACCGGATCCCGGTGCTGATCGCCGCGATCGCCGGTCTCGCTGTCGTCGCCGTCCCGGCCGCGAGCATGCAACTCGGCCTCCCGAACGACAGCACCGCCGCGCCGGACACCACCCAGCGCAAGGCCTACGACACCGTCAGCCGCAGCTTCGGCGAGGGCGCCAACGGCCCGCTGGTGATCGTCGTCGACCTGGCGGGCAGCGCCGACCGGCAGGCCGCGCTCCAGCAGGCCTCCACCCGGATCAGCGGACTCGGGGAACGCCCGATCGTCACGCCGGCGAAGGTCAACCGCGACGGTGACCTGGCACTGCTGACCGTCATTCCGAAGAGCGGCCCGAGCAGCACCGCGACCGAAGACCTCGTCAGCGACATCCGCGGCCTGAACGCGGGACTGGGCACGGCCACCGGCGCGTCGCTGGCGGTGACCGGGCAGACCGCGGCGAACATCGACGTCTCGGAGAAACTCGCCGACGCGATGCTGCCCTATCTCGCGCTGATCGTCGGGCTCGCGTTCCTGTTGCTGATGCTGGTGTTCCGCTCGATCGTGGTTCCGCTGAAGGCGACGCTGGGCTTCCTCGGCTCCGTGGTCGCGACGTTCGGCGCCGTGGTGGCCGTGTTCCAGTGGGGCTGGCTCACCGACCTGCTCGGCGTGAAGACGACCGGGCCGATCATGAGCATGCTGCCGATCCTGCTGATCGGCGTGCTGTTCGGGCTCGCGATGGACTACCAGGTGTTCCTGGTGACGCGGATGCGCGAGGAGTACGTCCACGGCGCCGACCCGCAGCAGGCGATGGTCACCGGTTTCCGGCACGGCTCCCGCGTCGTGGTCGCCGCCGCGCTGATCATGATCAGCGTGTTCGCCGGGTTCGTCCTCGCGGAGTCCTCCCTGATCCAGTCGATCGGGTTCGCGCTGGCCTTCGGCGTGCTGGTGGACGCGTTCGTGATCCGGATGACCATCGTGCCCGCGCTGATGTCGCTGCTCGGGCGCGGTGCCTGGTGGCTGCCGAAGTGGCTGGACCGCGTGCTGCCCGATGTCGACGTCGAAGGCGAGAAGCTCACGAAGCAGCTCGACGCTCCTGACGAGCGGGAACTGGTCGACGCCGCGAAGTAA
- the hisB gene encoding imidazoleglycerol-phosphate dehydratase HisB, with translation MSRVGKVDRTTRESSISVQLDLDGTGQVEIDTGVPFYDHMLTAFGVHGSLDLKVQATGDVHIDAHHTVEDTAIVLGQALRQALGDKSGIRRFGDAWIPMDETLAHAAIDVSGRPYCVHLGEPEQFNSFTIGGNYPFVLTRHVFDSLSFHAQIALHVRVLHGRDPHHIAEAEYKAVARALRAATEPDPRAGGIPSTKGVL, from the coding sequence ATGAGTCGCGTCGGCAAGGTGGACCGCACCACCAGGGAATCGTCCATTTCGGTCCAGCTCGACCTGGACGGCACGGGACAGGTGGAGATCGACACCGGTGTCCCGTTCTACGACCACATGCTCACCGCTTTCGGCGTGCACGGCTCGCTCGACCTCAAGGTGCAGGCGACCGGTGACGTGCACATCGACGCGCACCACACCGTCGAAGACACCGCGATCGTGCTCGGCCAGGCGCTGCGCCAGGCGCTGGGCGACAAAAGCGGCATCCGCCGGTTCGGCGACGCGTGGATCCCGATGGACGAAACCCTCGCGCACGCCGCGATCGACGTCTCCGGGCGCCCGTACTGCGTGCACCTCGGCGAGCCGGAGCAGTTCAACAGCTTCACCATCGGCGGGAACTACCCGTTCGTGCTGACGCGGCACGTGTTCGACTCGCTGTCGTTCCACGCCCAGATCGCGCTGCACGTACGCGTGCTGCACGGCCGGGATCCGCACCACATCGCGGAAGCCGAGTACAAGGCCGTCGCGCGCGCTCTGCGTGCCGCCACCGAGCCGGACCCGCGCGCGGGCGGCATCCCGTCCACGAAGGGCGTCCTCTGA
- a CDS encoding histidinol-phosphate transaminase — protein MTIGEEITLDALPLRDDLRGKTPYGAPQLDVPIRLNTNENPYPPPDELVADVAEAVRAEAASLHRYPDRDAVALRQDLADYLAVSTGVLVSESNVWAANGSNEILQQILQAFGGPGRSALGFEPSYSMHPIISAGTRTEWLPAPRRDDFTLDTEKAAALVRERRPDIVFVTSPNNPTGGSIPFGELRELLEAAPGIVVVDEAYAEFSSQPSALELLEEYPAQLVVSRTMSKAFAFAGGRLGYLAAAPAIVDALQLVRLPYHLSKLTQAAARAALRHADATLASVAKLAAERDRVVEALLGLGFTPVPSDANFVLFGRFADAPATWKSYLDNGVLIRDVGIEGHLRVTIGTPEENDAFLEASKEVPR, from the coding sequence ATGACCATCGGCGAGGAGATCACGCTCGACGCGCTTCCGCTGCGGGACGACCTGCGGGGCAAGACCCCGTACGGCGCACCGCAGCTCGACGTGCCGATCCGGCTCAACACCAACGAAAACCCGTACCCGCCGCCGGACGAGCTGGTGGCCGACGTCGCCGAGGCCGTCCGAGCCGAGGCCGCTTCGCTGCACCGCTATCCGGATCGCGACGCCGTCGCGCTGCGGCAGGACCTCGCGGACTACCTCGCGGTGTCCACCGGCGTGCTGGTTTCGGAGTCGAACGTGTGGGCCGCCAACGGGTCCAACGAGATCCTGCAGCAGATCCTGCAGGCCTTCGGCGGCCCCGGCCGCTCGGCGCTCGGGTTCGAGCCGTCGTACTCGATGCACCCGATCATCTCGGCGGGCACCCGCACCGAGTGGCTGCCGGCACCGCGCCGCGACGATTTCACGCTCGACACCGAGAAGGCCGCCGCGCTCGTGCGCGAACGCCGTCCGGACATCGTGTTCGTGACCAGCCCGAACAACCCGACCGGCGGCTCGATCCCGTTCGGCGAACTGCGCGAGCTGCTCGAGGCGGCGCCGGGCATCGTGGTGGTCGACGAGGCGTACGCGGAGTTCTCGTCGCAACCGAGCGCCCTCGAACTGCTCGAGGAGTATCCGGCGCAGCTCGTCGTTTCGCGCACGATGAGCAAGGCGTTCGCCTTCGCGGGCGGGCGGCTCGGCTACCTGGCGGCCGCCCCCGCGATCGTCGACGCCTTGCAGCTGGTGCGGCTGCCGTACCACCTCTCGAAGCTCACGCAGGCGGCCGCGCGGGCGGCGCTGCGGCACGCGGACGCCACCCTGGCCTCGGTCGCCAAACTCGCGGCCGAACGCGACAGGGTGGTGGAAGCCTTGCTGGGCTTGGGATTCACCCCCGTCCCGAGTGACGCGAACTTCGTCCTCTTCGGACGGTTCGCGGACGCCCCCGCGACTTGGAAGTCCTATTTGGACAACGGTGTGCTGATCAGGGACGTCGGCATCGAAGGGCACCTGCGGGTGACCATCGGGACGCCGGAAGAGAACGACGCCTTTCTCGAGGCCAGCAAGGAGGTGCCGCGATGA
- the hisD gene encoding histidinol dehydrogenase, with protein sequence MLNRTDLRGQVPSVAELRSTLPRAEYDVDAALHHVRPVVEAVRDRGVEAVLEYTEKFDKVRPGGVRVAAAELTSALENLDPAVREALEESIVRARKVHGDQRRQDVTTEVVDGGTVTERWIPVERVGLYAPGGLAVYPSTVVMNVVPAQIAGVGTLVLCSPPQAAFGGLPHPTILAAAELLGVDEVWAVGGAQAVALLAYGGTDTDGATLEPVDIVTGPGNIYLTAAKRLLRGIIGIDSEAGPTEIAILADETADPVHVAADLISQAEHDPLAASVLVTTSGALADAVDKELTGRVAATKHAERVTEALSGKQSGIILVSTVDDGLRVVDAYAAEHLEIQTADARSVAARVRNAGAIFVGAYAPVSLGDYCAGSNHVLPTGGFARHSSGLSVQSFLKGVHIVDYDENALREIAGRVVALANAEDLPAHGEAITARFEGERA encoded by the coding sequence ATGCTGAACCGTACCGACCTGCGTGGACAGGTCCCGTCCGTTGCCGAACTCAGGAGCACGCTCCCGCGTGCCGAGTACGACGTGGACGCGGCGCTGCATCACGTCAGGCCGGTGGTCGAGGCGGTCCGCGATCGCGGCGTCGAGGCGGTTCTCGAGTACACCGAGAAGTTCGACAAGGTCCGCCCCGGCGGCGTCCGCGTTGCCGCCGCGGAGCTCACCAGCGCGCTCGAGAACCTGGACCCGGCCGTCCGCGAGGCGCTGGAGGAGTCGATCGTCCGCGCCAGGAAGGTCCACGGCGATCAGCGCCGTCAGGACGTCACGACGGAGGTCGTCGACGGCGGCACCGTCACCGAGCGGTGGATCCCGGTCGAGCGCGTCGGGCTGTACGCGCCGGGCGGGCTCGCGGTGTACCCCTCGACCGTGGTGATGAACGTCGTCCCGGCGCAGATCGCCGGCGTCGGCACCCTCGTGCTGTGCTCGCCGCCGCAAGCCGCGTTCGGCGGGCTCCCGCACCCGACGATCCTGGCCGCCGCCGAACTGCTCGGTGTCGACGAGGTGTGGGCCGTCGGCGGCGCGCAGGCCGTCGCGCTGCTCGCGTACGGCGGCACCGACACCGACGGCGCGACGCTGGAGCCGGTCGACATCGTCACCGGGCCCGGCAACATCTACCTCACCGCGGCCAAGCGGCTGCTGCGCGGCATCATCGGCATCGACTCCGAGGCGGGCCCGACCGAGATCGCGATCCTCGCCGACGAGACCGCCGACCCGGTGCACGTCGCCGCCGACCTGATCAGCCAGGCCGAGCACGATCCGCTCGCCGCGAGCGTGCTGGTCACCACGTCCGGGGCACTCGCGGACGCGGTGGACAAGGAACTGACCGGCCGCGTGGCCGCGACCAAACACGCCGAGCGCGTGACGGAGGCCTTGAGCGGCAAGCAGTCCGGCATCATCCTGGTGTCCACTGTGGACGACGGTCTCCGTGTCGTCGACGCATACGCCGCGGAGCACCTGGAGATCCAGACCGCGGACGCGCGTTCGGTGGCGGCCCGCGTGCGCAACGCGGGCGCGATCTTCGTCGGGGCGTACGCGCCGGTTTCGCTCGGCGACTACTGCGCCGGGTCGAATCACGTGCTGCCCACCGGTGGTTTCGCGCGGCACTCGTCGGGGCTTTCGGTGCAGAGCTTCCTCAAGGGCGTGCACATCGTCGACTACGACGAGAACGCGCTGCGCGAGATCGCCGGCCGCGTCGTCGCGCTGGCCAACGCCGAGGACCTGCCCGCGCACGGCGAGGCCATCACGGCGCGGTTCGAGGGGGAGCGGGCATGA
- a CDS encoding nitrilase-related carbon-nitrogen hydrolase: MPRIGLCQLTTAEDPETNLKLIREGVAAAAADGARIVVFPEATMARFGVPLKPLAQPLDGPWASTVAAIAEEHGVVIVAGMFTPSPDGRVSNTLLVTGAGQHFGYDKIHLYDAFGFAESDTVAPGTAPVTFEVDGVTFGVATCYDIRFPELFRKLADDGADIVLVPTSWGAGEGKREQWEVLVRARALDSGSWVLGCGQADPAASGTSVHPKAPTGIGYSTVSDGFGRVHVQLGAGPETVVVDVDPAVSGKARAATGALANRRL; encoded by the coding sequence GTGCCGCGAATCGGGTTGTGCCAGCTCACAACCGCCGAAGATCCCGAAACGAACCTGAAGCTGATTCGCGAAGGCGTGGCGGCCGCGGCGGCCGACGGCGCGCGGATCGTGGTCTTCCCCGAGGCGACGATGGCGCGCTTCGGCGTCCCGCTGAAACCCCTCGCGCAACCTTTGGACGGTCCGTGGGCGTCCACTGTGGCGGCGATCGCCGAGGAGCACGGCGTCGTGATCGTCGCGGGCATGTTCACGCCGTCGCCCGACGGGCGCGTGAGCAACACGCTGCTCGTCACCGGCGCCGGGCAGCACTTCGGCTACGACAAGATCCATCTGTACGACGCGTTCGGGTTCGCCGAGTCCGACACGGTCGCGCCGGGGACCGCTCCGGTCACCTTCGAGGTCGACGGGGTCACCTTCGGCGTCGCGACCTGTTACGACATCCGCTTTCCCGAACTGTTCCGGAAGCTGGCCGACGACGGCGCCGACATCGTCCTCGTGCCGACGTCCTGGGGCGCGGGCGAGGGCAAACGCGAGCAGTGGGAGGTTCTGGTGCGCGCCCGGGCGCTCGACTCCGGCTCCTGGGTCCTCGGCTGCGGGCAGGCCGATCCGGCCGCGAGCGGGACTTCGGTGCATCCGAAGGCGCCGACCGGGATCGGCTACTCGACGGTTTCCGACGGCTTCGGCCGCGTCCACGTCCAGCTGGGCGCCGGGCCGGAAACGGTGGTCGTCGACGTGGATCCGGCGGTCAGCGGGAAGGCCCGGGCGGCGACGGGCGCACTGGCGAATCGTCGCCTTTAG
- a CDS encoding Lrp/AsnC family transcriptional regulator, producing the protein MDEVDRILLTELQQDATQAYAALGKAVGLSAGAAHERVRKLREQGVIRRTTVDVDPAAVGRGVMAFVLVEAGSWMGDPPTKAALEALPEVVEAHIIAGPASLLVKVRAPTTEELQASLRRLYAIEGVTGTQTIVVLESFFERSVDAKGDDSPVRPSPPGPSR; encoded by the coding sequence ATGGATGAGGTGGATCGCATACTGCTCACCGAGTTGCAGCAGGACGCGACTCAGGCGTATGCCGCACTCGGCAAGGCGGTCGGACTCTCCGCGGGCGCCGCGCACGAACGGGTCCGCAAGCTGCGTGAGCAGGGCGTCATCCGGCGCACGACCGTCGACGTCGATCCGGCGGCCGTCGGTCGCGGGGTGATGGCGTTCGTGCTGGTCGAGGCCGGTTCGTGGATGGGTGATCCGCCCACCAAAGCGGCACTGGAGGCGTTGCCGGAGGTCGTGGAGGCGCACATCATCGCCGGCCCTGCCTCGCTCCTGGTGAAGGTGCGCGCGCCGACCACCGAGGAGCTGCAGGCGTCTTTGCGCAGGCTGTACGCCATCGAAGGCGTCACCGGCACACAGACGATCGTGGTGCTCGAATCGTTCTTCGAGCGCTCCGTGGACGCTAAAGGCGACGATTCGCCAGTGCGCCCGTCGCCGCCCGGGCCTTCCCGCTGA
- a CDS encoding SMP-30/gluconolactonase/LRE family protein, producing the protein MDKVKARFEVLDERFARVNGDEWMQRLHTGCRWTEGPAYFPAGRYLVFSDIPNDRVLRWDETTGAVGVFREPAGFHNGHTVDRRGRLVSCEQGGRRVTRTEHDGTTTVLAETYRGKKFNSPNDVVESSDGAIWFTDPSYGIDSDYEGHRAESEIGACHVYRADPVDGSVRIVADDFTRPNGLAFSLDEALLYIVDTRQNPSHIRVFSVDGGKLSGGEIFATCDAGVFDGVRLDADGRIWAAAHDGLHCFAPDGTRIGKLHVPEVCSNLTFGGPRRNDLFVTASSSVYTLRVNFSGPAFSPLDAVFAS; encoded by the coding sequence ATGGACAAGGTCAAGGCGCGTTTCGAGGTCCTCGACGAGCGGTTCGCGCGCGTCAACGGCGACGAGTGGATGCAACGGCTGCACACCGGCTGCCGGTGGACCGAGGGGCCCGCCTACTTCCCCGCCGGCCGGTACCTGGTCTTCAGCGACATCCCGAACGACCGCGTCCTGCGCTGGGACGAGACCACGGGCGCGGTCGGCGTGTTCCGCGAGCCGGCCGGATTCCACAACGGGCACACCGTCGACCGCCGGGGCAGGCTCGTCAGCTGTGAACAGGGCGGTCGCCGGGTGACGCGCACCGAGCACGACGGCACGACCACCGTCCTCGCGGAGACCTATCGGGGCAAGAAGTTCAACAGTCCCAACGATGTCGTCGAGAGTTCCGACGGCGCGATCTGGTTCACCGATCCCAGTTACGGGATCGACAGCGATTACGAGGGCCATCGGGCCGAGAGCGAGATCGGCGCCTGCCACGTCTACCGCGCCGACCCGGTGGACGGTTCGGTGCGGATCGTCGCGGACGACTTCACGCGTCCGAACGGGCTGGCCTTCTCCCTCGACGAAGCGCTGCTCTACATCGTGGACACCCGGCAGAACCCCAGTCACATCAGGGTTTTCTCGGTGGACGGCGGAAAACTCTCCGGCGGGGAGATCTTCGCGACCTGCGACGCCGGCGTCTTCGACGGCGTACGCCTGGACGCGGACGGCCGGATCTGGGCCGCCGCGCACGACGGCCTGCACTGCTTCGCGCCCGACGGCACGCGGATCGGGAAACTGCACGTGCCGGAGGTCTGTTCGAACCTGACGTTCGGCGGGCCGCGGCGGAACGATCTGTTCGTGACCGCTTCCAGCTCGGTCTACACGCTGCGGGTGAACTTCTCGGGCCCCGCGTTTAGTCCTCTGGATGCGGTCTTTGCGAGCTAG
- a CDS encoding response regulator: MNADEQQPKRTTPINVGVIEDHPLYRDAVARVLTEAPDIALGAVADSVARFAVQEQPPGSVVVLDLKLRGVQDAAAVLEVGQMGHKVLVVSAHAEQPEVLGAMQAGAKGFLSKDVDGDELLRAIRTIADDNAYVSPTLAGMIIQDSEDRHAGPKIVLSEREKQVLRLVAAGERDVDVAEILNISVRTVRSYLDRIRDKTGERRRAGFVRVAIREGLLR, encoded by the coding sequence GTGAACGCAGACGAGCAGCAGCCGAAACGCACCACGCCGATCAACGTCGGGGTGATCGAGGATCATCCGCTGTACCGGGACGCCGTCGCACGTGTGCTCACCGAAGCGCCCGACATCGCGCTGGGCGCCGTCGCCGACTCCGTCGCACGGTTCGCCGTCCAGGAGCAGCCTCCGGGCAGCGTCGTCGTCCTCGACCTCAAGCTGCGCGGTGTCCAGGACGCCGCCGCCGTGCTCGAAGTGGGGCAGATGGGGCACAAGGTGCTCGTGGTGTCCGCGCACGCCGAGCAGCCCGAGGTGCTGGGCGCCATGCAGGCCGGGGCGAAGGGTTTTCTCTCCAAGGACGTCGACGGGGACGAGCTCCTGCGCGCCATCCGCACCATCGCCGACGACAACGCGTACGTGTCGCCGACGCTGGCCGGGATGATCATCCAGGACAGCGAAGACCGCCACGCCGGACCCAAGATCGTTCTGTCCGAACGGGAGAAGCAGGTCCTGCGGCTGGTCGCGGCCGGTGAACGGGATGTCGACGTGGCGGAGATCCTGAACATCAGCGTGCGGACCGTGCGGTCCTATCTCGACCGGATCCGGGACAAGACCGGGGAACGGCGGCGTGCCGGGTTCGTGCGGGTGGCGATCCGCGAGGGCCTGCTGCGCTAG
- a CDS encoding response regulator transcription factor, with the protein MTEDRPETDRVDVAVIEDHPLYRHAVVRVLTEAEGIELGAVVDSVARFHVHPQPPGSVVLLDLGLPGIAGAAAVFQVCELGHHVLVVSAQAESEQVLGAIAAGAKGFLSKDVDVDELLTAIRTVAQGRAYVSAVVAGMIIKDNADRPVAAPDVALSAREKQVLRLVAAGERDVDIARILGIGVRTVRGYLDRIRDKLGERRRAGLVRKAIQLGLASPPEVPGPSRPVAPRDDAGGFEGRR; encoded by the coding sequence ATGACTGAAGACAGGCCGGAGACCGACCGGGTCGACGTCGCGGTGATCGAGGACCATCCGTTGTACCGGCACGCCGTGGTCCGGGTCCTCACCGAGGCCGAGGGGATCGAACTGGGCGCCGTGGTCGATTCGGTGGCCCGGTTCCACGTCCATCCGCAGCCGCCCGGCAGCGTGGTGCTGCTCGACCTCGGCCTGCCGGGGATCGCCGGGGCGGCCGCGGTGTTCCAGGTGTGCGAACTGGGGCATCACGTGCTCGTGGTGTCCGCGCAGGCGGAATCCGAACAGGTGCTCGGCGCGATCGCCGCCGGTGCCAAGGGATTCCTGTCCAAGGACGTCGACGTCGACGAACTGCTGACCGCGATCAGGACGGTCGCGCAGGGCCGGGCCTACGTATCCGCGGTGGTGGCCGGAATGATCATCAAGGACAACGCCGACCGCCCCGTCGCGGCTCCCGACGTCGCGCTTTCCGCTCGGGAGAAGCAGGTCCTGCGGCTGGTCGCGGCGGGTGAACGCGACGTCGACATCGCCCGCATCCTGGGTATCGGGGTCCGGACGGTCCGTGGTTACCTGGACCGGATCCGTGACAAACTCGGAGAGAGAAGGCGGGCCGGTCTGGTCCGCAAGGCCATCCAGCTCGGGCTCGCGTCTCCGCCGGAGGTGCCCGGCCCGTCTCGGCCGGTCGCGCCCCGCGACGACGCGGGCGGATTCGAAGGACGCCGGTGA